A stretch of Pirellulales bacterium DNA encodes these proteins:
- a CDS encoding sugar phosphate isomerase/epimerase family protein, giving the protein MLPALSQVCSLPSPFEKDVEDYAAGHCGAIEIWLTKLETYLQSHRVDDARRLLENNNVSAPVASFQGGLLISQGDARREHWNHFERRLELCRTLGIGTVIIAGDVLGPLDEQAFGRLQASLTQAAAKAGEHGLRLALEFQAKATYPNNLQSAAALVETIASPHLGLCLDAFHFFTGPSKESDLAYLTADKLFHVQLCDLVWQAREFAADGDRILPGDGDFPLFTIVERLHEIDYRGCVSVELMNPAIWQIPARQFGEVAVTAIRKVLGLASMS; this is encoded by the coding sequence ATGCTTCCTGCGCTCAGCCAAGTCTGTTCGCTACCTTCGCCGTTTGAAAAAGACGTCGAAGATTACGCCGCCGGCCATTGCGGAGCGATCGAAATCTGGCTCACGAAGCTGGAAACTTATCTGCAATCGCACCGTGTCGACGATGCACGGCGGTTGCTGGAAAATAATAACGTGTCCGCACCGGTGGCCAGTTTCCAAGGCGGACTGCTCATTTCGCAAGGCGATGCCCGGCGAGAACACTGGAATCACTTCGAGCGCCGCCTGGAACTGTGCCGCACTCTGGGAATTGGCACAGTAATTATCGCCGGCGACGTGCTCGGCCCGCTCGACGAACAAGCTTTCGGCCGCCTGCAAGCGTCGCTAACTCAGGCGGCCGCCAAAGCCGGCGAGCACGGCCTGCGGCTCGCGCTGGAATTTCAGGCGAAAGCCACGTATCCCAACAATTTGCAATCTGCCGCCGCGCTCGTCGAAACCATTGCCAGCCCGCACCTGGGCCTCTGCCTTGATGCGTTTCATTTTTTCACAGGCCCGAGCAAAGAGTCCGATTTGGCGTATCTCACCGCCGACAAACTATTCCACGTGCAATTGTGCGATTTGGTGTGGCAGGCGCGCGAATTTGCCGCCGACGGCGACCGCATTCTTCCCGGCGATGGCGATTTTCCGCTCTTCACCATTGTGGAGCGGCTACATGAAATCGACTACCGTGGCTGTGTTTCGGTCGAGCTGATGAACCCGGCCATCTGGCAAATCCCCGCGCGGCAATTCGGCGAGGTGGCCGTGACCGCCATTCGCAAAGTGCTGGGATTGGCCAGCATGAGTTAA
- a CDS encoding glycine--tRNA ligase, whose protein sequence is MDKLVSLCKRRGFIFQSSEIYGGLNGFWDYGPLGVELKRNVKEAWWRDMVTGHDDIAAPPGAPEAFEMVGLDCSIIMHPQVWKCSGHFDLFVDKMVDCRTEGCKGRFRVDHIPTSQCPLKPSKHPGEFEKCQLTPPRDFNLMFKTIIGALGGEEDAAYLRPETAQGMFVNFKNVVDSSRVKVPFGIAQMGKSFRNEITPRNFTFRSREFEQMEMEFFCHPSQSQQWYTYWRDRRMKWYTNLGLSSNRLQLREHGQDELSHYSCGTSDIEYAFPFLGPGEYGELEGIAHRGDFDLRSHMEGKLDPKTRPLELEKGPDGKPRHRGSGKDLTYFDDMKKERYTPHVIEPAAGADRATLAFLCEAYHEDQAPDEKGEMQTRVVLKFHPRIAPLKAAVFPLVKKDGMPEMAQEIYRALKQQMNVYYDEKGAIGRRYRRQDEAGTPFCITVDGQSLQDKTVTLRDRDSLQQSRIKADDIVDEIRKRIEK, encoded by the coding sequence ATGGACAAACTGGTCTCGCTGTGTAAACGGCGGGGCTTTATTTTTCAAAGTAGCGAAATCTACGGCGGCCTCAACGGCTTTTGGGATTACGGCCCGCTCGGCGTCGAGCTCAAACGCAACGTCAAGGAAGCCTGGTGGCGCGACATGGTCACCGGCCACGACGATATCGCCGCTCCCCCCGGCGCTCCAGAAGCGTTCGAAATGGTTGGCCTCGATTGCTCCATCATCATGCATCCGCAGGTGTGGAAATGCTCCGGCCATTTCGATTTGTTCGTCGACAAAATGGTCGATTGCCGCACGGAAGGCTGCAAAGGCCGGTTCCGAGTCGATCATATTCCGACCAGCCAGTGTCCGCTGAAACCAAGCAAACATCCCGGCGAGTTTGAAAAGTGCCAACTCACCCCGCCGCGCGATTTCAATCTGATGTTCAAAACCATCATCGGCGCGCTCGGCGGTGAGGAAGACGCCGCTTATTTGCGGCCCGAGACCGCTCAAGGCATGTTCGTCAACTTCAAAAATGTGGTCGACAGCAGCCGCGTGAAAGTGCCGTTTGGCATTGCCCAAATGGGCAAAAGCTTTCGCAACGAAATCACGCCCCGCAACTTCACCTTCCGCAGCCGCGAATTCGAGCAAATGGAGATGGAGTTTTTCTGCCATCCCAGCCAATCGCAGCAGTGGTACACCTACTGGCGCGACCGCCGCATGAAGTGGTACACCAACCTCGGCTTGTCCAGCAATCGCCTGCAACTCCGCGAGCATGGCCAGGACGAACTCAGTCACTATTCCTGCGGCACGTCGGACATCGAATATGCGTTTCCGTTTCTCGGCCCCGGCGAATACGGCGAACTGGAAGGCATTGCCCACCGCGGCGATTTCGATTTGCGCAGCCACATGGAAGGCAAGCTCGATCCCAAAACGCGCCCGCTGGAACTGGAAAAAGGCCCCGACGGCAAGCCACGCCACCGTGGCAGCGGCAAAGATTTAACCTACTTCGACGACATGAAGAAGGAGCGCTACACTCCCCACGTCATCGAACCCGCCGCTGGCGCCGATCGCGCCACGTTGGCCTTCTTGTGCGAAGCGTATCACGAAGATCAAGCGCCCGACGAAAAGGGCGAAATGCAAACCCGCGTGGTGCTCAAATTTCATCCCCGCATCGCCCCGCTGAAAGCCGCCGTCTTCCCGCTGGTGAAAAAAGACGGCATGCCGGAAATGGCCCAGGAAATCTATCGGGCGCTCAAGCAGCAAATGAACGTTTATTACGACGAGAAAGGGGCCATCGGCCGCCGCTACCGCCGCCAGGACGAAGCCGGCACGCCGTTTTGCATCACCGTCGACGGCCAATCGCTGCAAGATAAAACCGTCACCCTCCGCGACCGCGATTCGCTCCAGCAATCGCGCATTAAGGCCGACGACATCGTTGACGAAATCCGCAAACGCATCGAAAAATGA